In Deltaproteobacteria bacterium, a single genomic region encodes these proteins:
- a CDS encoding DUF1353 domain-containing protein, producing MGPARQAAGINSGQGEKGGGSVTTHPGVFLTELRLTRLNGRWRRLTSDLIYTTYQTPEPETLVIPGGPPLHGFIYDGASVPRIPLAWLLCGDTGEYGAAVHDFVVREGWPWGLSARVFREALYAAPYPEPKWRVEIMYAAVVARGILPYKAMPGVLDPR from the coding sequence GTGGGTCCGGCTCGACAAGCGGCTGGAATCAATTCTGGCCAGGGAGAAAAGGGGGGTGGGAGCGTGACCACGCACCCCGGCGTTTTCCTGACCGAGCTGCGCCTGACCCGGCTGAATGGCCGATGGCGGCGGCTGACCTCGGACCTGATTTATACGACCTACCAGACCCCGGAGCCGGAGACCCTGGTCATTCCAGGGGGCCCTCCCCTGCATGGGTTCATTTATGATGGAGCAAGCGTTCCCCGGATCCCCCTGGCTTGGCTTCTATGTGGAGACACGGGGGAATACGGGGCGGCGGTACATGATTTCGTCGTGCGGGAGGGCTGGCCATGGGGACTGTCGGCCCGGGTCTTTCGGGAGGCCCTTTATGCGGCCCCGTACCCGGAACCGAAGTGGCGGGTCGAAATCATGTATGCGGCAGTCGTGGCAAGGGGGA